The genomic region GGGTCGGCGGGGGCGACCTCCAGGCCGAGTTCGCGGACGATGTACCGGTAGGTCCGCTTGAACTCCATCGGGTCGACGCGGCTCACCGCGGCCACCTCGTCGAGCGACCGGGGCGTCCCGGCCTGTCGCGCCGAGGCGTACAGGGCCGCCGTGGCGACGCCTTCGATGGACCGGCCGGGAAGGAGGTTGTCCTCCAGGGCGCGGCGGTAGATGACGCTGGCCGTCTCACGGACGGTGTCCGGGAGGCCGAGCGAGGAGGCCATGCGGTCGATCTCGCCGAGCGCCTGCTTCAGGTTGCGCTCCTTGGAGTCGCGGGTGCGGAACCGCTCGTCCCAGGTGCGCAGCCGCTGCATCTTGCGGCGCTGGCGGCTGGAGAGGGCCCGCCCGTAGGCGTCCTTGTTCTGCCAGCCGATGCTGGTCGACAGCCCCTTGTCGTGCATCATCTGCGTCGTGGGGGCACCGACGCGGGACTTCTCGTCCTTCTCGGCGGAGTCGAACGCGCGCCACTCCGGCCCGCGGTCGATGCTGTCCGTCTCGACGACGAGACCACACTGTGAGCAGACGGTCTCGCCGTGCTCCTGGTCGACGCTCAAGCGACCCTCACACTCGGGGCACGTGCGAGAGGCGACCTGCTCGGTCGTCTTGGGTGTCTCCGACTCGGCACTGAACGTGCGAATTCGTGTATCTGACATCGTGGGGGAGGGCAAGCGGCCTGGGCGCTCCCCGGCCGCGCTTGCTAACCGAAAGTTAGCGGTGATAGAATATAAACTTTTCGTGGGTACTTATATGTCTGCAGGACTTTCCAGCCGGTCGATGCGTGTCGAAACTGCCGGGTGGACGTCGAGCAATCGACTGGTCGTTCCGGTCGGCTCGAAGATGAGTCGGTGCGCCAGCAGCGTCTCCAGCGCCCGGGCCATCGCGTCGGAGCCGACCTCCCGGGCGGCGTCGCGGTCCGCGACGAACTCGGTGCGCCGGATGACCTTGATCCACAGGACGGCGTAGGGGACGAGTCCGACACCGACGGCCCGGACCAGTTCGGGGTAGGCGAACTCGACGCCGACGAGGAGCGGGAGGATGACCGCCGCGGCGAGGCTGAACCTCGTGACGACGTGGCCGCGCTGGTGGTGGGCAACCTCGTGGGCGAGGACGGCCGACAGCTCGTCGTCCGCGAGCAGGTCGAACACCGTCTCGGTGACGAACACGTAGCGCAGTCCTGGAACGACGCCAGCCGCGAAGGCACAGCCGACCCGGGTCCGTGGGTCGACGATGCGCAAGCGAACCGACCCCGGCAGGACGTCGGCGACGCGCTCGCGT from Haloarchaeobius sp. HME9146 harbors:
- a CDS encoding transcription initiation factor IIB family protein codes for the protein MSDTRIRTFSAESETPKTTEQVASRTCPECEGRLSVDQEHGETVCSQCGLVVETDSIDRGPEWRAFDSAEKDEKSRVGAPTTQMMHDKGLSTSIGWQNKDAYGRALSSRQRRKMQRLRTWDERFRTRDSKERNLKQALGEIDRMASSLGLPDTVRETASVIYRRALEDNLLPGRSIEGVATAALYASARQAGTPRSLDEVAAVSRVDPMEFKRTYRYIVRELGLEVAPADPESYVARFASDLGLSDEAEMQARELLRTAKEKGLQSGKSPVGLAAAAVYAGSLLVNERVTQNDVSKVAKVSEVTIRNRYKELLEAADAGDSAY